The Rickettsiales bacterium genome includes a region encoding these proteins:
- a CDS encoding 2,3-diphosphoglycerate-dependent phosphoglycerate mutase produces MGHADSTAKTGRLVLVRHGESEWNQKNQFTGWVDVSLTEKGIEQAKEAGKQLRDSGFQPDVVYSTNLSRASSTAREMLNAMGTPSKEIKIDDRMIERHYGDVTGYNKKQLESDYVQQAIKDGKSEEEAKEIAAGKIKTLRRSYDNPPPAMQDSNPYHPNKNSQKGEGEPKFIIVPDNDAKTESLSDVVKRVKPFWEEEILPRLQNGENIMISAHGNSLRALTMIIKNMSKDQIIEYNMDNAKPYIYDISSKKGAKDWEYKEVDLAAAAKAR; encoded by the coding sequence ATGGGACATGCTGATAGTACCGCAAAGACCGGTCGCCTAGTTTTAGTAAGACATGGAGAAAGTGAGTGGAATCAAAAAAACCAATTTACCGGCTGGGTAGATGTTTCTCTTACTGAAAAAGGAATTGAACAAGCTAAGGAAGCTGGTAAGCAGCTAAGAGATTCTGGATTCCAACCTGATGTGGTATATTCTACCAATCTCTCTCGCGCGAGTAGTACCGCAAGAGAAATGCTTAATGCTATGGGAACGCCTAGTAAAGAAATTAAGATAGATGATAGGATGATTGAGCGTCACTATGGCGATGTTACCGGATATAATAAAAAACAATTAGAGAGTGATTATGTACAGCAAGCCATAAAAGATGGTAAGTCTGAGGAAGAAGCTAAGGAAATAGCCGCTGGAAAAATTAAAACATTACGTCGTTCATACGATAATCCGCCGCCAGCTATGCAGGACTCAAATCCATATCATCCAAATAAAAATTCTCAAAAAGGTGAAGGCGAACCTAAATTTATTATTGTACCAGATAATGACGCTAAAACAGAGTCACTGTCAGATGTTGTAAAGCGGGTAAAACCATTCTGGGAGGAGGAAATATTACCTAGATTACAAAATGGCGAGAATATAATGATCTCAGCGCACGGTAACAGCCTACGCGCGCTCACCATGATAATAAAAAATATGAGTAAAGATCAGATAATAGAGTACAACATGGATAACGCTAAACCATATATATATGATATATCCTCTAAAAAAGGCGCGAAAGATTGGGAATATAAAGAGGTTGACCTCGCGGCGGCAGCTAAGGCAAGGTAG
- the acnA gene encoding aconitate hydratase AcnA, translating into MKNKSKNSFNTKSTIDAGGNEYEYYSLPKSYESLGSDLKRLPYSLKVLLENLLRHEDDISVSADDIRSFADWIKNKSSDREIAYRPARVLMQDFTGVPAVVDLAAMRDAMKKLGGDPEKINPLSPVDLVIDHSVMVDKYGTAAAFADNVSLEMERNRERYEFLRWGQSAFNNFRVVPPGTGICHQVNLEYLAQTVWTQDGVAYPDTLVGTDSHTTMINGLGVLGWGVGGIEAEAAMLGQPVSMLIPEVIGFKLTGKAKEGVTATDIVLTITQMLRKKGVVGKFVEFFGEGLNHMPLADRATIANMAPEYGATCGIFPIDAETINYLKLTSRDSGRVELVEAYAKAQGMWRDKDYVDPIFTDTLELDMGTVEPSLAGPKRPQDKVLLSKAKESFESSLPELNKENKTANSERGTDNLSHGSVVIAAITSCTNTSNPYVMLAAGLVARNAAAKGLRPKSWVKTSLAPGSKVVTEYLARSGLDKSLNEIGFNLVGYGCTTCIGNSGPLNEEIETAIKDKGLVVASVLSGNRNFEGRVHQLVKANYLASPPLVVAYALAGSMNIDIAKDPIGNDSDGNPVYLKDIWPSNKEVADVVMGCVTSEMFAKKYADVFSGEKEWQDIPVGKGKTYSWDNKSTYIQNPPYFTSFNTGDGVALKDIENAKILALFGDSITTDHISPAGNIAKNSPAASYLAANGVQPADYNSYGARRGNHEVMMRGTFANIRIKNEMMDGEEGGYTLYNNEKVSIYDAAMKYQQDGSELVVIAGKEYGTGSSRDWAAKGTKLLGVKAVIAESFERIHRSNLVGMGVLPLVFQGDSNRNNLKLTGDETISINGIENGLKPRMQLDMLIEYKDKSSIVVPLLCRIDTLDELEYYKNGGILQYVMKNLLNTG; encoded by the coding sequence GTGAAAAACAAGAGCAAGAACTCATTTAATACCAAATCCACTATAGATGCCGGTGGTAATGAATATGAATATTACAGCCTGCCGAAGTCTTATGAGTCTCTTGGTAGTGATCTTAAGCGTCTACCATATAGTCTTAAAGTTTTGCTTGAAAATTTGCTCCGCCATGAGGATGACATAAGTGTTAGCGCTGATGATATACGCTCATTTGCTGACTGGATTAAAAATAAAAGCTCAGATCGTGAGATAGCTTATCGTCCGGCGCGAGTTTTGATGCAAGATTTCACCGGTGTTCCAGCGGTTGTTGACTTAGCGGCGATGCGTGACGCTATGAAAAAGCTTGGTGGCGATCCTGAGAAAATCAACCCCTTATCGCCGGTTGATCTAGTTATAGATCACTCAGTTATGGTTGATAAGTACGGTACAGCAGCAGCCTTTGCCGATAATGTATCTTTAGAGATGGAGCGCAACCGTGAGCGCTATGAGTTTCTACGCTGGGGACAAAGTGCGTTTAATAATTTCCGTGTGGTTCCTCCCGGAACTGGTATCTGCCATCAAGTTAACCTTGAGTATTTAGCACAGACTGTATGGACACAAGATGGCGTCGCTTATCCCGACACACTTGTAGGAACCGATAGCCACACCACGATGATAAATGGTCTTGGTGTTCTTGGTTGGGGTGTTGGTGGTATTGAAGCGGAAGCGGCAATGCTTGGTCAACCCGTTTCTATGCTTATACCTGAGGTTATCGGATTTAAGCTTACCGGAAAAGCCAAAGAAGGAGTGACCGCTACTGACATCGTTCTTACCATAACCCAAATGTTGCGCAAAAAAGGCGTGGTTGGCAAATTTGTAGAGTTTTTTGGTGAGGGGCTTAATCATATGCCGCTTGCTGATCGGGCGACCATCGCTAATATGGCTCCAGAATATGGCGCTACTTGTGGAATATTCCCGATTGACGCTGAGACTATAAATTATCTTAAGCTTACTAGCAGAGATAGTGGTAGAGTCGAGTTGGTTGAAGCATACGCTAAGGCGCAAGGAATGTGGCGTGATAAGGATTACGTGGATCCTATATTTACTGATACTCTTGAACTTGATATGGGAACTGTTGAGCCATCACTTGCTGGTCCTAAACGACCACAAGATAAAGTTCTTCTATCTAAAGCGAAAGAATCTTTTGAATCTTCTCTTCCTGAGCTTAATAAGGAAAATAAAACAGCCAACTCCGAGCGCGGCACGGATAATCTGTCGCATGGTAGCGTGGTAATAGCGGCCATTACGAGTTGTACTAATACCTCCAACCCTTACGTGATGCTGGCGGCTGGTTTGGTGGCAAGAAATGCCGCCGCTAAAGGGCTTAGACCAAAATCATGGGTAAAAACCTCTTTGGCACCTGGTTCAAAAGTTGTTACTGAATATCTGGCACGGTCGGGTCTTGATAAATCACTTAATGAAATTGGCTTTAACCTTGTTGGTTATGGCTGCACCACTTGTATCGGAAACTCTGGTCCACTTAACGAGGAAATAGAGACAGCGATAAAAGATAAAGGCTTAGTGGTAGCTTCAGTACTTTCTGGAAACCGTAACTTTGAGGGACGAGTTCATCAATTGGTGAAAGCTAATTATCTGGCATCACCTCCATTAGTGGTAGCTTACGCTCTTGCTGGTAGTATGAATATTGATATAGCCAAAGATCCGATTGGTAATGATAGTGACGGTAACCCAGTTTATCTAAAAGACATATGGCCAAGCAATAAAGAAGTAGCCGATGTGGTTATGGGCTGCGTTACTTCTGAAATGTTCGCGAAAAAATACGCTGACGTATTTAGTGGTGAAAAGGAATGGCAAGACATTCCTGTCGGGAAAGGCAAGACCTATAGCTGGGATAATAAAAGCACCTATATACAAAACCCTCCCTACTTCACCTCATTTAACACTGGTGATGGAGTGGCGCTAAAGGATATAGAAAACGCGAAGATACTAGCTTTATTCGGTGACTCAATAACTACTGACCATATATCACCCGCCGGTAACATAGCCAAAAACTCCCCAGCGGCTTCTTACCTAGCGGCAAACGGTGTTCAACCTGCTGATTATAATTCTTATGGGGCAAGGCGTGGTAACCATGAGGTGATGATGCGTGGTACTTTCGCTAATATCCGTATTAAAAACGAGATGATGGATGGTGAGGAAGGTGGATATACCTTATATAATAATGAAAAAGTCAGTATTTACGATGCGGCGATGAAATATCAACAAGATGGCTCTGAGCTGGTTGTTATAGCTGGTAAGGAATACGGAACTGGCTCCTCACGTGATTGGGCGGCAAAAGGCACCAAATTACTAGGAGTTAAGGCGGTTATAGCCGAAAGTTTTGAGCGTATTCATCGTAGTAATCTAGTAGGAATGGGCGTACTTCCCCTTGTTTTTCAAGGAGATAGTAATAGAAACAACCTAAAACTTACTGGTGATGAGACTATCAGCATTAACGGTATAGAAAATGGTCTGAAGCCACGCATGCAACTGGATATGTTAATAGAATATAAAGATAAATCCAGTATAGTGGTTCCATTGCTATGTCGGATTGACACATTGGATGAGCTGGAATATTATAAAAACGGTGGTATCTTACAATATGTTATGAAGAATCTGCTAAATACGGGATAA
- a CDS encoding heme exporter protein CcmB, whose amino-acid sequence MRYFLSIFRQSVMLSFRKGGGAMGACAFYIITIALFIFAMGPQMVSSYTTSVMSISMLLAIITTLPLMFERDYEDGSLEQIILQPVLLEIMVLAKICGSWCSNILPILIVSPLIAISASLSVQQILVSLSVLTVASFVMVALGAIGAALTIGSKRGGLLQALVIMPLYIPILIFSSTNSGEHGLLFLSGILLFLLPLSCYVCAALIRISSD is encoded by the coding sequence ATGAGATATTTCCTCTCAATATTTCGCCAGTCAGTCATGTTGTCATTCCGCAAAGGTGGCGGAGCGATGGGAGCATGTGCTTTTTATATAATAACCATAGCCTTATTCATCTTCGCTATGGGGCCACAGATGGTTTCATCCTATACCACTTCAGTAATGTCTATAAGTATGCTTCTTGCCATAATAACCACACTACCACTGATGTTTGAACGAGATTATGAGGATGGTAGTCTTGAACAAATAATATTACAGCCTGTATTACTAGAAATAATGGTACTCGCGAAAATATGTGGGAGTTGGTGTTCAAATATACTGCCTATATTAATTGTCTCGCCACTTATAGCTATATCAGCTAGTCTTTCTGTTCAGCAAATTTTAGTGTCATTATCGGTGCTTACGGTCGCTTCTTTTGTTATGGTGGCTCTTGGCGCGATTGGCGCGGCTCTTACTATTGGTAGTAAAAGAGGAGGGCTGCTTCAGGCGCTTGTAATAATGCCGCTTTATATTCCAATACTTATTTTCTCCTCAACAAATAGTGGAGAGCACGGTCTGTTATTCCTATCTGGTATATTATTATTTTTATTGCCACTTTCTTGCTATGTTTGCGCCGCCCTTATCAGAATAAGCAGTGATTGA
- the meaB gene encoding methylmalonyl Co-A mutase-associated GTPase MeaB has product MVKVMEFNRASLAKSITLIESTKKEHQEQAQGLLSEILPKTGNSLRIGITGVPGVGKSTFIETFGLHIIEQGHKVAVLAIDPSSIKTGGSILGDKTRMAKLAQHESAFIRPSPTSGSLGGVARRTREAMLLCEAAGYDVIIIETVGVGQSETEVADMVDMFMLLLLPGSGDELQGIKKGIVELADLIVVNKADGDLQGQAKRVRADYSAALKMLHPANNSWQPKAVTCSALENKNISDIWQTACDFRKIMTDSKELANRRSGQAVSWMWKEIKENLVSGFINNTTVKNSIKSTENEVSDGNKPATQAAMELLKLYKNS; this is encoded by the coding sequence ATGGTTAAAGTGATGGAATTTAACCGTGCTAGTCTTGCTAAATCTATAACACTTATAGAATCCACTAAAAAAGAACATCAGGAACAAGCACAAGGCTTGCTCAGTGAAATACTACCAAAAACTGGAAACTCCCTACGGATAGGAATAACAGGTGTTCCCGGTGTTGGTAAATCGACCTTTATAGAAACTTTCGGTCTACATATTATTGAGCAAGGTCATAAAGTAGCGGTACTTGCTATTGACCCTTCCAGTATCAAGACTGGTGGTTCCATACTTGGCGATAAAACCCGTATGGCGAAACTAGCCCAACATGAATCTGCCTTTATCCGCCCATCGCCAACCTCTGGTTCTCTGGGAGGAGTCGCAAGGCGTACTCGTGAGGCAATGCTGCTTTGTGAGGCGGCTGGTTATGATGTTATTATTATTGAGACTGTTGGTGTTGGACAATCAGAGACTGAAGTAGCCGATATGGTAGATATGTTTATGTTACTACTTCTACCAGGTAGTGGTGATGAATTACAAGGCATCAAAAAAGGCATAGTGGAGCTTGCTGACTTGATAGTTGTAAATAAGGCCGATGGAGACCTGCAAGGACAAGCAAAAAGAGTGCGTGCGGACTATTCAGCGGCTCTTAAAATGTTACATCCAGCAAATAATAGCTGGCAACCGAAAGCTGTTACCTGCTCCGCTCTTGAAAATAAGAATATCAGTGATATATGGCAAACCGCTTGTGATTTCAGAAAAATAATGACTGATTCAAAGGAACTAGCAAACCGACGTTCTGGGCAAGCGGTATCATGGATGTGGAAAGAAATAAAAGAAAATCTAGTTAGTGGCTTTATAAATAATACAACAGTAAAGAATAGCATTAAATCTACTGAGAATGAAGTATCAGATGGCAACAAACCAGCTACTCAAGCCGCTATGGAATTACTTAAGTTATACAAAAACAGTTAG
- the gyrB gene encoding DNA topoisomerase (ATP-hydrolyzing) subunit B encodes MQQNNYGADSIKVLKGLEAVRKRPGMYIGDTDDGSGLHHMIYEVVDNAIDEALAGHCDLVTVSLNNDGSCTVSDNGRGIPVDIHEGEGVSAAEVIMTQLHAGGKFDQNSYKVSGGLHGVGVSVVNALSVYLNLTIWRNNKQYEAKFSHGETTQHLKIVGDTEGKKGTSVTFLPSKETFSMIDFNFATVEHRLRELAFLNSGVRILLKDERTDPATEIEFYYEGGTEAYAKYLDKSKHALHDTIVIKGERDGMGVEVAMQWNDSYHENVLAFTNNIRQRDGGTHIIGFRAALTRSINKYFDESGMSKKAKVGITGDDAREGLTAIVSVKVPDPKFSSQTKDKLVSSEVRPVVESYVYDKLSQWMEEHPQDAKTLVGKIIEAASAREAARKARELTRRKGALDISSLPGKLADCQERDPAKSELFIVEGDSAGGSAKQGRSRNYQAILPLKGKILNVERARFDRMLSSQEVGTLITAIGTSIGREEFNIEKARYHKIIIMTDADVDGSHIRTLLLTFFFRQMRELIEKGYLYIAQPPLYKMRRGNSDVYLKDDKALEQHLQTSALDGSSIVLSSGRIIDGDELADILTKAYKVNSALSSLAKRIPINLLEAAALAGIFDGNAGSVEKAKAWAESLARLEGEQAGWECSFENDVFKIRRMVRAVEEIYLFEDKNLRSKDANEIASHSGYFAEYFMSSLTITRKQSSAEINTPSELYNTLMDWARKGSTIQRFKGLGEMNPDQLWETTLNPETRRLLQVKIEDDAETEALFSTLMGDVVEPRRDFIITNALSVENLDI; translated from the coding sequence ATGCAGCAAAATAATTACGGTGCGGATTCAATTAAGGTATTAAAGGGGCTGGAGGCGGTTCGCAAGCGTCCGGGTATGTATATCGGGGATACTGATGACGGTTCCGGCTTGCACCACATGATCTATGAGGTGGTGGATAACGCTATTGACGAAGCGCTCGCCGGACATTGTGATTTAGTTACGGTAAGCCTTAATAACGATGGTTCATGCACGGTGTCTGACAACGGACGTGGTATTCCAGTTGATATACATGAGGGAGAAGGAGTATCAGCCGCTGAGGTTATTATGACCCAACTCCACGCCGGTGGTAAGTTTGACCAGAATTCATATAAGGTATCTGGTGGTTTGCATGGTGTTGGTGTGTCGGTGGTAAATGCTCTTTCAGTATATCTAAATTTAACAATATGGCGCAATAACAAGCAGTATGAAGCAAAATTCTCGCACGGTGAAACCACGCAACATCTTAAAATAGTTGGTGACACTGAGGGCAAAAAAGGTACAAGCGTTACCTTTCTGCCATCTAAAGAAACTTTTTCTATGATAGATTTTAACTTCGCTACTGTTGAGCATCGTCTGCGTGAGCTGGCTTTCCTTAATTCAGGTGTGCGTATTTTGCTTAAGGATGAGCGTACAGATCCAGCAACAGAGATAGAGTTTTATTATGAAGGTGGAACAGAAGCCTACGCTAAATATCTGGATAAAAGCAAACACGCTCTGCATGATACTATCGTCATAAAAGGTGAGCGTGATGGCATGGGGGTTGAGGTCGCCATGCAGTGGAATGACAGCTACCATGAAAATGTCCTAGCTTTCACCAATAATATCCGTCAGCGTGATGGTGGAACTCATATCATCGGATTCCGCGCCGCTCTTACTCGCTCAATCAATAAATATTTTGATGAAAGCGGTATGTCTAAAAAAGCTAAGGTCGGTATAACCGGTGATGACGCGAGAGAAGGGCTTACCGCTATTGTCTCGGTTAAGGTTCCTGACCCTAAATTCTCCTCGCAAACTAAGGATAAGCTGGTTAGCTCAGAAGTACGTCCGGTGGTTGAGAGCTATGTGTACGATAAACTTTCGCAGTGGATGGAAGAGCATCCGCAAGACGCTAAAACATTAGTTGGGAAAATTATAGAAGCGGCATCCGCCCGTGAGGCGGCCCGTAAAGCTCGTGAGCTTACTCGTCGTAAGGGTGCGCTAGATATTTCCTCGCTTCCAGGAAAACTAGCGGATTGTCAAGAGCGAGACCCAGCGAAATCAGAATTATTCATAGTAGAGGGTGACTCGGCGGGTGGTTCAGCTAAGCAGGGACGCAGCCGTAATTATCAGGCGATATTGCCGCTTAAAGGTAAGATACTAAATGTAGAGCGCGCGCGTTTTGACCGGATGTTATCTAGTCAGGAAGTCGGAACGCTGATTACCGCTATTGGTACAAGCATCGGACGTGAGGAATTCAATATAGAAAAAGCTCGTTATCATAAGATAATTATTATGACTGACGCGGACGTTGACGGTTCTCATATCCGCACTCTGCTGCTTACTTTCTTTTTCCGGCAGATGCGCGAGCTTATTGAAAAAGGCTATTTGTACATAGCGCAGCCGCCGCTTTATAAAATGCGTAGAGGCAATAGCGATGTTTACTTAAAGGATGATAAGGCTTTGGAACAGCATTTACAAACTTCCGCTCTTGATGGATCTTCTATCGTATTAAGCAGTGGCAGAATTATTGATGGTGACGAGCTTGCGGATATTCTTACTAAAGCATATAAAGTAAATAGCGCTCTTAGCTCACTAGCGAAACGTATCCCGATTAATCTGCTGGAAGCCGCGGCGCTAGCCGGTATATTTGACGGTAATGCGGGAAGTGTGGAAAAAGCAAAAGCATGGGCAGAGTCGCTGGCAAGGCTGGAAGGCGAGCAGGCTGGCTGGGAATGCTCATTTGAAAATGATGTGTTCAAAATCCGGCGTATGGTAAGAGCGGTAGAAGAAATTTATCTATTTGAGGATAAAAATCTGCGTAGTAAAGACGCTAACGAAATAGCGAGCCATTCCGGATATTTCGCGGAGTATTTTATGAGCTCGTTAACCATCACCCGTAAGCAAAGTAGCGCGGAGATTAACACTCCGTCAGAACTATATAACACATTGATGGATTGGGCACGTAAGGGCTCTACCATCCAGCGTTTCAAAGGTCTTGGTGAGATGAATCCGGATCAGCTATGGGAGACTACATTAAACCCAGAAACCCGTCGCTTGTTACAGGTGAAAATTGAGGATGACGCTGAGACGGAAGCTCTATTCTCCACATTAATGGGTGATGTGGTGGAGCCACGCCGTGATTTTATTATCACCAATGCCCTAAGTGTTGAAAATCTGGATATTTAG
- the ccmA gene encoding cytochrome c biogenesis heme-transporting ATPase CcmA: MLSCRDISCVRGENIIFSHLGFSLQEGALLLLKGANGAGKTSLLKILSGLLEADSGDILWDDVSIKDNYDFRRELLFIGHKSGVKADATVYENLLFWAKLYDTELLIPAAMAFYGLERFSDVPASQLSAGWQRRIALARLIISPCKLWLLDEPTNFLDEEAVILTASLIESRVKQGGIVVVASHIMNSSIAAHTLWLDDFRHYEFREIETESKFT, from the coding sequence ATGTTATCATGTAGGGATATTAGCTGCGTTCGTGGAGAAAATATAATTTTTAGCCATCTTGGATTTTCGTTGCAAGAAGGTGCTTTGCTGCTGCTGAAAGGAGCTAATGGCGCTGGCAAGACTAGCCTACTTAAAATATTATCAGGTCTTCTTGAGGCTGATAGTGGTGATATATTATGGGATGATGTATCAATAAAAGATAATTATGATTTTAGAAGAGAATTGCTTTTTATAGGTCATAAAAGTGGTGTGAAGGCGGATGCTACCGTCTATGAGAATTTACTATTTTGGGCAAAATTATATGATACGGAATTATTGATTCCAGCCGCTATGGCATTCTATGGTCTTGAGCGTTTTTCTGATGTTCCAGCATCTCAACTTTCCGCCGGTTGGCAACGTAGGATTGCCCTTGCTCGCCTGATTATATCACCATGTAAATTATGGTTGCTTGATGAACCGACAAATTTTCTTGATGAGGAGGCGGTAATACTCACCGCTAGTCTTATTGAGTCACGGGTAAAACAGGGCGGTATAGTGGTTGTCGCTTCTCATATAATGAATTCATCAATAGCAGCCCATACTTTATGGTTAGATGATTTCAGGCACTACGAATTTAGAGAAATAGAGACGGAAAGTAAATTCACATGA
- the recF gene encoding DNA replication/repair protein RecF encodes MSVTLENSILAVNRDDSSEVVFYTAKSTCNPKKISLSSLSLSNFRNYRNTRIEVSEEPVVLTGVNGAGKTNILEAISLLIAGRGLRKAKLSDIDSLNITLPEEAILPVVGRDYNTGWTVSANIYGKQGEVKIGTGRSFDNSENADKRIVKIDGQLTSKHSELLSHISIIWLTPQMEQLFLEGASSGRKFLDRLVFNFDPAHATCVNEYEYAMRERNKLLQFSGADNNWLSSLEKKMAASGVAIAQARISTCEHINYAIGSSTLSFPKAYIDIIGYVEELLKDGKTALEAENMFAETLAISRRKDGESGRTNVGTHRSELLVTHVKKNMPASACSTGEQKAMMLSIILAQARSGAIWHRVVPIILLDEIASHLDSAKRQELFEEIYDIGAQTWMTGTDQSLFMSLHGKAQFFKVDNGSVII; translated from the coding sequence GTTGTTTTTTACACTGCAAAGTCAACTTGTAACCCTAAAAAAATATCGCTTTCCTCTCTGTCACTTTCTAATTTTCGCAATTATCGTAACACTCGTATAGAGGTTTCAGAAGAACCAGTAGTTTTAACTGGTGTGAACGGAGCCGGAAAAACCAATATACTGGAAGCTATATCTTTACTTATCGCCGGTCGGGGACTAAGAAAAGCGAAATTATCTGATATTGATAGCTTGAATATAACTCTTCCAGAAGAAGCAATACTTCCTGTTGTTGGAAGAGATTATAATACTGGTTGGACAGTTTCCGCGAATATTTATGGTAAACAAGGTGAGGTAAAGATAGGAACTGGTAGGTCTTTTGATAATTCTGAAAATGCTGATAAACGCATAGTAAAGATTGATGGACAGCTTACCAGCAAGCATAGCGAACTTTTATCGCATATTTCTATAATCTGGCTTACTCCACAAATGGAACAGCTTTTTCTGGAAGGCGCGTCATCGGGGCGTAAATTTCTTGACCGTCTAGTATTTAATTTTGATCCAGCGCATGCCACTTGTGTAAATGAATATGAGTACGCCATGCGTGAGCGTAATAAACTATTACAATTTTCCGGTGCTGATAATAATTGGCTTTCATCTCTGGAGAAAAAAATGGCGGCAAGCGGGGTGGCCATAGCGCAAGCTAGAATCTCTACATGTGAGCATATAAATTACGCCATAGGTTCATCTACCCTTAGTTTTCCTAAAGCCTATATAGATATAATCGGATATGTTGAGGAGTTGTTAAAAGATGGTAAAACAGCTCTGGAAGCGGAAAATATGTTTGCTGAGACTTTAGCCATTAGCAGAAGAAAAGATGGTGAATCAGGTAGGACTAATGTTGGTACACACCGCAGCGAGCTTTTGGTAACTCATGTTAAGAAGAATATGCCAGCTTCCGCTTGCTCAACTGGTGAGCAAAAAGCGATGATGCTTTCCATAATACTAGCGCAAGCCCGCTCGGGAGCGATATGGCATAGGGTTGTTCCAATAATACTTCTTGATGAGATAGCAAGTCATTTAGACTCGGCGAAAAGACAGGAATTATTTGAGGAAATATATGATATTGGCGCGCAAACATGGATGACAGGGACTGATCAGTCATTATTTATGAGTTTACATGGAAAAGCCCAGTTTTTTAAGGTGGATAACGGTAGTGTTATTATATAA
- a CDS encoding iron-containing alcohol dehydrogenase: MLSNETKDRISPLIKEIPLIISESSLRNDIDDLLAMTPYLSNGCSFAVVDDINTTDIFGNRVFSALRKHSKNRHISFEASPTASMDNVNYIRQKSMYCDAIIAVGSGTINDLCKYAAYLDKKPYVVFPTAASMNGYLSASASIEVDGHKSSQQANLPKAVFCDLQIIAQAPVRLTRSGLGDCLARPTAQCDWLLSRLLLATNYIEDVFLIQHDIEEEVFENASAIAKTDFDITKKLLELLLISGLGMTAAKGSYPASQGEHMIAHCYNMLQNNRNEHNRNVIPLHGEEIGITSLYMAELQENLLKKELKLKDTIFNIDEIKNFYGSELTIEFSLLFEKKQKLLMEKREKIKEANWDDVKSEIEKIMMGAPQIESILKKAGCHTKLENIGWNREDFNKALSTARFSRDRFTFLDLE; this comes from the coding sequence ATGCTTAGCAACGAAACAAAAGATAGAATATCGCCCTTAATCAAGGAAATACCGCTTATTATTAGCGAATCATCGCTGCGTAATGATATTGATGATTTGCTCGCCATGACTCCTTACCTAAGCAATGGCTGTAGCTTCGCGGTAGTGGATGATATAAATACCACTGATATATTTGGAAATAGGGTATTTTCCGCTTTAAGAAAACACTCAAAAAATCGTCATATAAGCTTTGAGGCAAGCCCTACTGCCAGCATGGATAATGTAAATTATATAAGACAAAAAAGCATGTATTGTGACGCTATTATCGCTGTTGGTAGTGGTACAATAAATGATTTATGTAAATACGCCGCCTATCTTGATAAAAAACCATATGTTGTTTTCCCAACCGCCGCTAGCATGAATGGCTATTTATCGGCAAGTGCCTCTATTGAAGTTGATGGACATAAAAGCAGCCAGCAAGCGAACCTACCAAAAGCAGTATTTTGTGACTTGCAAATAATAGCGCAAGCGCCCGTAAGGCTAACGAGAAGTGGGCTTGGTGACTGTTTAGCGCGCCCTACGGCTCAATGTGACTGGTTACTTTCGCGTTTATTGCTCGCGACTAACTATATAGAAGATGTTTTTTTGATACAGCACGATATTGAGGAGGAAGTCTTTGAGAACGCTTCTGCTATAGCGAAAACTGATTTTGACATAACAAAAAAGCTGCTTGAACTGTTGCTAATATCAGGACTCGGTATGACAGCGGCAAAAGGCAGTTATCCGGCTAGTCAGGGCGAGCATATGATAGCACATTGTTATAATATGCTACAAAATAATCGTAATGAACATAACAGAAATGTGATTCCCCTGCATGGAGAGGAAATTGGAATAACCAGCCTGTATATGGCGGAATTGCAAGAAAACCTGCTAAAGAAAGAGCTTAAACTCAAAGATACTATCTTTAATATTGATGAGATTAAGAATTTTTACGGATCTGAGCTAACAATTGAGTTTTCGCTACTGTTTGAGAAAAAACAGAAATTATTGATGGAAAAACGAGAAAAAATTAAAGAAGCAAACTGGGATGATGTAAAAAGTGAAATAGAGAAGATAATGATGGGCGCACCACAAATAGAAAGCATATTAAAAAAAGCTGGATGCCACACTAAGCTAGAAAATATAGGCTGGAATAGAGAAGATTTTAACAAAGCTTTATCTACCGCTCGCTTTAGCCGTGACAGATTTACTTTTCTTGATTTGGAGTAA